A window of the Virgibacillus pantothenticus genome harbors these coding sequences:
- a CDS encoding YhdT family protein produces the protein MKKQDVKIANREAWIGLGLVVFNFVWWFAFAYGLGNKQPDQYTYILGLPAWFFYSCVLGFIVMAILVTIVVKKFFVAISFDEEKDAE, from the coding sequence GTGAAAAAACAAGATGTAAAAATTGCCAATCGGGAAGCATGGATAGGCCTAGGTTTAGTTGTGTTTAATTTTGTGTGGTGGTTTGCTTTCGCTTACGGATTAGGAAATAAACAGCCTGATCAATATACATATATTTTGGGGTTGCCGGCATGGTTTTTTTATAGTTGTGTGCTTGGATTTATTGTTATGGCAATTCTCGTTACAATCGTTGTGAAAAAGTTTTTCGTAGCTATTTCATTTGATGAGGAGAAGGACGCAGAATGA
- a CDS encoding peptide MFS transporter, with the protein MSTHSKEEIVQSVPQTGFFGHPRGLFTLFFTEFWERFSYYGMRALLLYYMYTEVASGGLGIANDTAKSIMAIYGSLVYMSGIIGGWIADRLLGTQQTVFYGGVLIMAGHIVLALPAGVTGLFLSMFLIVMGTGLLKPNVSSVVGDLYRLSDVRRDSAFSIFYMGINMGALIAPLIVGTLGQEYNYHLGFGVAAVGMLLGLIVFVITKKQYLGLAGTYVPNPLAKEEKKKVFGRITTGIVIIILLGAITMQTGLLTINRFTYLVSILGIIIPTLYFIVMYRSPKTNADEKSRLLAYIPLFIAAIMFWAIQEQGSIILAEYADKRTQLEFLGIDLKSSWFQSLNPLFIVALAPVFAGLWMKLGERQPSTSKKFSLGLFFAGLSFLVMIIPASINGTDSLVSPIWLVLSFLLVVIGELCLSPVGLSATTKLAPVAFSAQTMSLWFLSNASAQAINAQIVKLYKPATEIIYFGVIGTIAIFLGLALFLLSPIIQRFMKGIR; encoded by the coding sequence ATGTCAACACATAGTAAAGAAGAAATTGTACAGAGCGTCCCCCAGACAGGTTTTTTTGGACATCCGAGAGGTCTATTTACACTTTTCTTCACAGAATTTTGGGAACGTTTCTCCTACTATGGAATGCGTGCGCTTTTACTTTATTATATGTATACCGAAGTTGCTAGTGGCGGCTTGGGTATCGCCAATGATACGGCTAAATCCATTATGGCAATTTATGGATCACTCGTGTATATGTCAGGAATTATCGGCGGGTGGATTGCCGATCGATTATTAGGAACGCAACAGACAGTATTTTACGGTGGCGTACTGATTATGGCTGGTCATATTGTGTTAGCACTACCTGCAGGAGTAACAGGATTGTTTTTATCCATGTTTTTAATTGTTATGGGTACTGGTTTGTTAAAGCCAAATGTATCCAGTGTCGTTGGGGATCTTTACCGTTTATCAGATGTAAGAAGAGATTCAGCATTTAGCATATTTTACATGGGAATTAATATGGGGGCACTTATTGCACCGTTAATCGTTGGTACGTTAGGACAAGAATATAATTATCATTTAGGCTTTGGTGTAGCGGCAGTAGGTATGTTATTAGGTTTGATCGTTTTTGTAATTACTAAAAAACAATACCTTGGTTTAGCAGGAACTTATGTACCGAATCCACTTGCCAAAGAAGAAAAGAAAAAAGTATTTGGTAGAATCACTACAGGTATTGTTATTATCATTTTATTAGGTGCTATCACTATGCAAACAGGATTGTTAACCATTAATCGATTTACTTATCTTGTTAGTATATTAGGTATTATAATACCTACGCTTTATTTTATCGTTATGTATCGTAGTCCAAAAACAAATGCAGACGAAAAATCAAGATTGCTTGCCTACATTCCTTTGTTCATCGCTGCCATTATGTTTTGGGCGATACAGGAGCAGGGCTCTATTATTTTAGCAGAGTATGCGGACAAACGGACACAATTAGAATTTCTTGGTATAGATCTAAAATCGTCTTGGTTTCAGTCGCTAAATCCATTATTTATCGTCGCCTTGGCTCCAGTATTTGCCGGGCTATGGATGAAATTAGGTGAACGGCAACCATCAACGTCGAAAAAGTTTTCTCTCGGCTTGTTCTTTGCTGGCTTATCCTTTTTAGTTATGATTATCCCAGCTTCGATCAATGGAACGGATAGCTTAGTAAGCCCTATATGGCTTGTACTTAGCTTTTTACTCGTAGTTATTGGAGAACTATGCTTGTCTCCTGTAGGTTTATCCGCAACAACAAAGCTTGCTCCAGTAGCATTTTCTGCGCAAACAATGAGTCTTTGGTTTTTATCCAATGCTTCAGCACAGGCCATTAATGCGCAAATTGTGAAGCTTTATAAACCAGCAACAGAAATAATATATTTTGGCGTCATTGGAACAATTGCTATTTTTCTAGGTTTAGCATTATTCCTGTTATCACCAATAATTCAACGTTTCATGAAAGGCATTCGTTAA
- a CDS encoding RNA-guided endonuclease TnpB family protein → MAKQNKAYKFRLYPTDEQALIIRKTFGCVRFVYNKMLAERKGTYELLKDDKDALKKVKHPTPAKYKKEYEWLKEVDSLALANAQLNLDRAYKAFFKGMAKFPKFKSKRHKQSYTTNVVNGNIQLLDGHIKLPKLKMVKIKQHREIPSEYNIKSCTLSMTASGKYYNSILTEYEKEIDHKEIESVVGLDFAMDGLFVDSEGEKANYPKFYRQMLEKLAKEQRKLSRKKKGSSNWNKQRIHVAKIQEKVANQRKNFLHHKSKKLATSYDAVVIEDLDMKGMSQALKFGKSVADNGWGMFTSFLQYKLKEQGKQLIKIDKWFPSTKTCSNCGSVKEVRLSERTYQCTCGLSLNRDYNSALNIKKEGIRLLSSAA, encoded by the coding sequence ATGGCTAAACAAAATAAAGCGTACAAGTTTAGGTTGTATCCAACAGATGAACAGGCTTTGATTATACGCAAAACTTTCGGATGTGTTCGTTTCGTCTACAACAAGATGTTAGCTGAACGTAAAGGGACTTATGAATTATTGAAAGATGATAAAGATGCCTTAAAAAAGGTGAAGCACCCTACACCCGCCAAGTACAAAAAAGAGTATGAATGGCTAAAGGAAGTAGATTCATTAGCGTTAGCGAACGCACAACTAAACTTGGATAGGGCGTATAAAGCATTCTTCAAAGGGATGGCCAAGTTCCCAAAATTCAAAAGTAAACGACACAAGCAAAGCTACACAACAAATGTCGTAAACGGTAATATTCAATTGTTGGATGGTCATATCAAATTACCCAAATTAAAAATGGTCAAAATCAAGCAACATCGAGAAATTCCTTCAGAGTACAACATCAAATCTTGTACCCTGTCTATGACTGCATCAGGAAAATACTATAATTCTATTCTTACAGAATACGAGAAGGAGATTGATCACAAGGAAATTGAAAGCGTTGTCGGATTAGATTTTGCGATGGATGGACTATTTGTCGACAGTGAGGGTGAGAAAGCCAATTACCCTAAGTTTTATCGACAAATGCTTGAAAAATTAGCTAAAGAACAACGTAAACTTTCTCGTAAAAAGAAAGGGTCTTCGAACTGGAATAAACAACGCATTCATGTAGCTAAAATTCAAGAAAAAGTCGCCAATCAACGCAAGAATTTTCTTCACCATAAATCAAAGAAATTAGCGACTAGTTATGATGCCGTTGTGATTGAGGATTTGGACATGAAAGGGATGTCACAAGCCCTAAAGTTTGGCAAAAGTGTTGCTGATAATGGTTGGGGAATGTTCACCTCTTTCTTACAATACAAACTAAAAGAACAAGGGAAACAACTTATCAAAATTGACAAATGGTTTCCATCCACCAAAACCTGTTCAAATTGTGGTTCGGTAAAAGAAGTCAGGTTATCTGAACGTACCTACCAATGTACTTGCGGTCTAAGTCTCAATAGAGATTATAATTCAGCACTCAATATCAAAAAAGAAGGCATTCGCCTATTATCAAGTGCCGCCTAA